From a region of the Trichoderma atroviride chromosome 6, complete sequence genome:
- a CDS encoding uncharacterized protein (EggNog:ENOG41): MSQDLTNWEELIDSQPQGDCSAGDSNVVNTDNVEPTEKDISDEAINQDAKLGSKDGVVDKLSTEDSVTDPSGNIAEIVPECRPPIAALENDSQSTCGSDLSNGHSSNALPSNNGQSDQRPEVMHPDGQEDTPKHDAMPSSSIEPPTSESQFQNDITDVIGLEDSQSVLNEQEIPSHIEDLRELFCEKDTRFSELEKSLSKSPKTEDEEESSLKESEQENSLDESEQESSLEESEQESSSDSGSEHSVDPAEVSLPASPYFNPFDSPTEGEGHSRRGSIDNIPPLNDTLLTEASTDSSVKKIWQLQKRKLDQTNETLDKIMDMVGLEHIKAAFIEIKGMIDTARGRREHLKKHDFNLVLTGNPGTGKRSLSELYFAFLKDCNVWDLESEDPEYESMSGRMVTRTSILQDDISLISDGVFFLYDAGFVDHDARALLIDALNNCTGVILVVSGSPDHISSFLGSSPHGRWLFPRRFHIKDYDDEELRSILLRMIRQDNFKIQQGPAGPYPRILAKRVGYGREEPGFGNVHELHLAYLKILERQASRLRQRLVDIDDLWVEPAPDENLLTGEDIIGPEPEDCRAKSDAWKELQKMAGLDDVKQAISKNFDRAKLNYRREVAGKELLNISLNRVFLGPPGTGKTTVAKLYGQIITEVGLVPNQEVVFKVPSDFIGQHVGQSEVKTNSIIDATKGKVLIIDDAHMFFNGSLDGVDGTDKFRLACIDVIVSKIHNRTGEGRCIILIGYPDRMEQMFQKCNPGLRRRFPLEEAFRFQDYDDDRLTEILGMKMEESEIKASTAAMQVASEVLRRARDRPNFGNGGDVVNLLNQAKVRYKERTLRKGKGETTKKEKPNEDKSIIHEKADADSGLSRPNMVNSSFELDYLEMVNITLEPEDFDPNYNRGSTAAERCRALFDGLIGFEETIQRFQGYQRTAENLRRRNKNPRDTIPFTFVFKGPPGTGKTHTARIVGQIFYDMGILSTNEVVECSASQLIGKHVGHTGPKVIDLFEKSLGKILFIDEAYRLGLGGRNSFGDEAVAEIVDCMTKPRYQRKLVIVLAGYTREMDLLMKVNAGLRGRFTTEINFSPMKPRAALQYLQNLLSKQDIELLEDNNVNTNEYETVMRLFKKLSMTNGWSNGRDINTLAGAITDDVYNYSEVEESGKSLFIRREDLIKFLKDMLRQRIKGGVA, translated from the exons ATGAGTCAAGATTTGACCAATTGGGAAGAACTAATTGACTCACAACCGCAGGGAGATTGCAGCGCTGGTGACTCCAACGTTGTCAATACTGACAATGTAGAACCCACAGAGAAGGACATTTCAGATGAGGCGATAAATCAAGATGCCAAGCTTGGAAGCAAAGATGGAGTAGTCGACAAACTCTCAACAGAAGATTCAGTCACGGATCCATCCGGCAATATAGCTGAAATAGTTCCGGAATGCCGTCCGCCCATCGCCGCGTTAGAGAATGACAGTCAAAGCACATGTGGAAGCGATCTGTCAAATGGTCACTCATCAAATGCCCTACCTTCTAATAACGGGCAATCTGATCAACGACCAGAAGTAATGCATCccgatggccaagaagataCACCAAAGCACGATGCCATGCCGTCTAGCAGCATCGAGCCACCAACATCTGAATCTCAATTCCAAAATGACATAACCGATGTAATTGGGCTCGAAGATTCCCAGTCTGTTCTAAATGAGCAGGAAATCCCTTCGCATATAGAAGACCTCAGGGAGCTCTTCTGCGAAAAGGACACTCGCTTTTCGGAATTGGAAAAGTCGTTAAGCAAATCTCCCAAAaccgaagacgaagaagagagctcACTGAAGGAGAGCGAACAAGAAAACTCACTAGATGAGAGCGAACAAGAAAGCTCACTAGAGGAGAGCGAACAAGAGAGCTCGTCAGATTCTGGTTCTGAACACTCTGTAGACCCTGCTGAGGTATCTTTACCAGCATCGCCTTATTTTAATCCTTTCGATTCACCAACAGAAGGAGAAGGGCACTCCCGACGAGGCTCTATTGATAATATTCCTCCTTTGAACGATACATTACTAACTGAAGCCTCTACTGATTCATCCGTGAAGAAAATATGGCAACTTCAAAAACGCAAATTGGACCAGACAAACGAGACGCTGGACAAGATTATGGACATGGTTGGGCTTGAACACATAAAAGCCGCCTTTATAGAGATAAAGGGAATGATTGATACAGCACGAGGTCGCCGTGAGCATTTGAAGAAGCATGATTTCAATTTAGTCTTGACTGGTAACCCGGGAACTG GCAAAAGAAGTTTGTCGGAATTGTATTTTGCATTCCTTAAAGATTGCAACGTTTGGGACCTTGAATCAGAGGATCCAGAATACGAATCTATGTCGGGCCGCATGGTCACTAGAACATCGATACTCCAAGATGATATTAGCTTAATTAGCGATGGA gtttttttcCTCTACGACGCAGGCTTCGTTGATCATGATGCACGCGCATTATTAATAGACGCTTTAAACAATTGCACTGGGGTTATTTTGGTCGTGTCAGGCTCACCTGACCACATATCATCCTTCTTAGGAAGCTCTCCTCATGGCAGATGGTTATTTCCGCGGCGATTTCATATTAAAGACTatgatgacgaagaactCCGAAGTATTTTACTACGGATGATCCGACAAGACAATTTCAAGATCCAGCAGGGACCAGCCGGCCCATATCCTCGTATATTAGCGAAGCGTGTGGGCTATGGCCGCGAGGAACCTGGATTTGGAAACGTACATGAGCTCCACTTGGCCTATTTAAAAATCTTGGAACGACAAGCTTCTCGCCTTCGGCAGAGGCTAGTAGATATTGACGACCTATGGGTTGAGCCGGCTCCGGACGAGAATCTTCTGACAGGCGAAGATATCATCGGACCTGAGCCCGAGGATTGCCGAGCAAAGAGTGATGCATGGAAGGAGCTTCAAAAGATGGCTGGGCTAGATGATGTCAAACAAGCCATCAGCAAAAACTTTGATCGAGCTAAACTTAACTACAGGAGAGAAGTCGCTGGTAAGGAGCTTCTCAATATATCCTTGAATAGAGTTTTCTTGGGTCCTCCTGGAACAGGAAAAACGACTGTTGCAAAGCTCTATGGTCAGATCATTACCGAAGTTGGTCTTGTACCAAATCAAGAGGTGGTATTTAAAGTCCCAAGCGACTTCATTGGCCAGCACGTAGGTCAATCGGAGGTTAAGACCAATTCCATCATTGACGCGACAAAGGGGAAAGTGTTGATCATAGACGACGCACATATGTTCTTCAATGGGAGTCTGGATGGGGTAGACGGAACAGACAAATTTCGACTTGCCTGCATTGATGTGATTGTCTCCAAAATCCACAACAGAACAGGAGAGGGTCGCTGCATTATCCTCATCGGATATCCCGACAGGATGGAGCAAATGTTTCAGAAATGCAATCCAGGTCTGCGTCGCCGGTTTCCACTTGAGGAGGCCTTTCGATTTCAAGATTATGATGACGATAGACTCACAGAGATCCTTGGAATGAAAATGGAAGAGAGCGAGATAAAAGCTTCCACGGCCGCGATGCAAGTTGCTTCAGAAGTGTTGCGCCGGGCAAGAGATCGGCCCAACTTTGGCAATGGTGGAGACGTTGTCAACTTGTTAAATCAGGCAAAGGTCAGATATAAAGAGCGAACATTGAGAAAGGGCAAAGGTGAGACaacgaagaaggaaaagccCAATGAAGACAAGTCAATCATCCATGAGAAAGCTGATGCTGATTCTGGATTGAGTCGCCCAAATATGGTCAACAGTTCCTTCGAGCTCGACTATCTGGAGATGGTGAATATTACTCTTGAGCCGGAGGATTTTGACCCCAATTACAATCGCGGATCTACGGCGGCCGAAAGATGCCGAGCCCTGTTTGATGGGTTGATTGGGTTCGAAGAAACTATTCAACGATTTCAAGGCTATCAACGCACGGCTGAGAACTTGAGGCGTAGAAATAAGAATCCCAGAGACACCATTCCATTTACATTCGTTTTCAAGGGCCCTCCAGGCACTGGGAAGACACATACTGCTCGCATAGTTGGTCAGATATTTTACGACATGGGCATCTTATCCACTAATGAGGTGGTTGAGTGTTCTGCTTCGCAACTAATTGGAAAGCACGTTGGCCATACTGGGCCAAAGGTGATTGATTTGTTTGAAAAATCATTGGGCAAGATTTTGTTCATCGACGAAGCCTATCGCTTAGGGCTTGGTGGCCGAAACAGCTTTGGAGACGAAGCAGTCGCGGAAATAGTTGACTGCATGACGAAGCCTCGATATCAGCGCAAACTAGTCATTGTCCTGGCTGGCTACACGCGCGAAATGGATCTTCTCATGAAAGTGAATGCTGGACTTCGAGGTCGTTTCACTACGGAGATCAACTTCTCTCCCATGAAACCACGGGCAGCTCTACAATATCTTCAGAATCTGCTTTCCAAGCAAGATATCGAGCTTCTGGAAGATAATAATGTCAACACAAATGAGTACGAAACAGTAATGAGACTATTCAAAAAGTTGAGTATGACAAATGGATGGTCGAATGGACGAGATATCAATACACTAGCTGGCGCAATCACGGATGATGTTTACAACTACAGTGAAGTGGAAGAAAGTGGTAAAAGCTTGTTCATTCGAAGAGAGGACTTGATTAAGTTTTTGAAGGATATGCTACGACAAAGGATCAAAGGAGGGGTAGCTTGA